One segment of Clostridium ljungdahlii DSM 13528 DNA contains the following:
- a CDS encoding LemA family protein → MSKRLKTSLIVIGVLLIIFLPLIGSYNSIVGLEQKVNAAQANIDTQLQRRSDLIPNLVQTVKGYAAQEKTIFTDVANARAKLAGAQTITDRANADAALSSALSRLLVIVERYPDLKSNQNFRDLSVALEGTENRIGIARQDYNTAVNNYNTSIRRFPNSVISGILGFSQKTYYKASQGAQEVPKVDFTR, encoded by the coding sequence ATGAGTAAAAGATTAAAAACATCTTTAATTGTTATAGGAGTATTGTTAATTATATTTTTGCCTTTAATAGGCAGTTATAACTCCATTGTAGGATTAGAGCAAAAAGTTAATGCAGCACAGGCTAATATTGATACTCAACTGCAGAGAAGGTCAGATTTAATACCAAACCTAGTTCAAACGGTAAAAGGTTATGCAGCTCAAGAAAAAACAATATTTACAGATGTGGCAAACGCAAGAGCTAAGCTTGCTGGAGCCCAAACAATTACTGATAGAGCAAATGCAGATGCAGCACTTTCATCAGCACTTTCAAGACTTTTAGTAATTGTTGAAAGATATCCGGATTTAAAATCTAATCAAAATTTTAGAGATTTATCTGTTGCTTTAGAAGGTACAGAAAATAGAATAGGAATAGCAAGACAAGATTATAATACTGCTGTGAATAACTATAATACATCTATAAGGAGATTTCCAAATTCAGTAATTTCAGGTATACTTGGTTTTTCTCAAAAAACATATTATAAGGCTAGCCAGGGAGCACAGGAAGTTCCAAAGGTGGATTTTACAAGATAG
- a CDS encoding MerR family transcriptional regulator gives MIYSIKDVAKITGLSIFTLRFYDKEGLLPFVSRNKSGIRVFTESDINQIKTICCLKNTGMKIKDIKKYIDFCMEGAVTIDSRIKLFVEHRKEIINQINALNENLKLIDSKLEIYTSPNAVEIINKQISKVDDEKRKNCLLSPFSKINR, from the coding sequence TTGATTTATTCTATCAAAGATGTAGCAAAAATAACGGGTCTTTCCATATTTACACTTCGTTTTTATGATAAAGAAGGACTTCTACCATTTGTCTCAAGAAATAAGTCGGGAATCAGAGTGTTTACCGAATCAGATATAAATCAGATTAAGACTATTTGTTGTCTAAAAAATACTGGAATGAAAATTAAAGATATAAAAAAATATATTGATTTTTGTATGGAAGGTGCCGTTACTATAGATTCGAGGATAAAATTATTCGTGGAACACCGAAAGGAAATTATAAACCAAATAAATGCTCTTAATGAAAATCTCAAGCTCATTGATTCAAAACTTGAAATTTATACTTCTCCCAATGCTGTCGAAATCATTAATAAACAAATAAGTAAAGTAGATGACGAAAAACGTAAAAATTGTTTACTGAGTCCTTTTTCCAAAATTAACCGATAG
- a CDS encoding serine dehydratase subunit alpha family protein, translating into MDKIQYDNYVKILKEELIPAIGCTEPIAIAFTAAKAREVLGQMPEKIVICCSGNIIKNVKGVIVPNSGGEKGVEAAAILGVVAGKANLELQVISEVKQEDIDKAKALRKKGICICKLEEGEENLFIRAELTAGHNMSAVEVRTKHNHIAKIQKNGEVIFEQPDIVTKQSGDKSKLNIKDILQFANEVNLNDVRDIISRQIKYNSAISKEGLTHNWGAQVGQTLIKFGSNDIRTKAKAAAAAGSDARMNGCALPVVINSGSGNQGITCTMPVLVYAKEMGVDEDILYRALVLTNLISLHQKRYIGNLSAYCGAVSAGTAAACGIAYLNGGDYDTIGKTIINSIGTVGGIVCDGAKASCAAKISSSVDAGLMGYEMAKHGLVFPFGEGLVEKDYEKTIQNIGRVGHQGMKSTDVEILNIMIGK; encoded by the coding sequence ATGGATAAAATCCAATATGACAATTACGTTAAAATATTAAAAGAAGAGTTAATTCCAGCTATAGGATGTACAGAACCAATTGCTATTGCATTTACAGCTGCAAAAGCAAGAGAAGTTCTTGGACAAATGCCAGAAAAAATAGTTATTTGCTGTAGTGGCAATATTATTAAAAATGTAAAGGGAGTTATTGTACCTAATTCCGGTGGAGAAAAGGGTGTGGAAGCTGCAGCTATTTTAGGTGTCGTAGCAGGAAAAGCAAATTTGGAACTCCAAGTTATCAGTGAAGTGAAGCAAGAAGACATCGATAAAGCTAAGGCATTACGCAAAAAGGGAATCTGCATCTGTAAACTAGAAGAAGGAGAAGAAAATCTTTTTATCCGTGCAGAATTAACGGCTGGACATAATATGTCAGCTGTAGAAGTCAGAACAAAACATAACCACATTGCCAAGATCCAAAAAAATGGTGAAGTAATATTTGAACAACCTGACATAGTAACTAAACAATCTGGAGATAAATCAAAGCTCAACATCAAAGACATACTTCAGTTTGCCAATGAAGTAAACTTGAATGATGTACGAGATATTATTAGTAGACAAATTAAATATAATTCTGCCATATCAAAAGAAGGCTTGACTCATAATTGGGGTGCTCAAGTTGGACAAACTCTTATAAAATTTGGTAGTAATGATATACGTACCAAGGCAAAAGCAGCTGCCGCAGCAGGTTCTGATGCAAGAATGAATGGATGTGCCCTTCCCGTAGTCATTAACTCGGGAAGTGGTAACCAAGGAATCACCTGTACTATGCCAGTTTTAGTTTATGCTAAAGAAATGGGTGTGGATGAAGATATCCTTTACAGAGCTCTTGTTTTAACTAACCTTATATCCCTACATCAAAAACGTTATATAGGAAATTTATCTGCTTACTGTGGAGCTGTGTCAGCAGGGACAGCTGCAGCTTGCGGTATTGCTTATTTAAATGGTGGTGATTATGATACAATTGGAAAAACCATAATCAATTCTATTGGCACTGTTGGTGGTATTGTATGCGATGGAGCCAAAGCTTCCTGTGCAGCAAAAATTTCTAGTTCAGTAGATGCTGGTTTAATGGGATATGAAATGGCAAAACATGGTTTAGTATTTCCATTTGGTGAAGGACTTGTGGAAAAGGATTATGAAAAAACAATTCAGAATATCGGTCGTGTGGGACATCAAGGCATGAAATCAACTGACGTAGAAATTCTTAATATTATGATAGGTAAATAA
- a CDS encoding GntR family transcriptional regulator, giving the protein MGEKNDNTLKNQIYNALFSDIINGIYSSDTILTEKFLMEKYGVSRAPIREALTQLIGTHILSSIPRQGYKIIQPSKQQLLEIVKFRSVLESSFLENYYMYIDEAFIEELKNICMSHANCPDDDFMVRWNYNCEFHLKLFSIYGNQYAYKLLEDAMNIQTIFFIQRKHYSRTSLHRVLIDYLERNEIEMAVNILKADIENLMISDIAAI; this is encoded by the coding sequence ATGGGTGAAAAAAATGATAATACATTAAAAAATCAAATTTATAATGCTTTGTTTTCTGATATTATTAATGGTATATATTCTTCAGATACCATCCTAACTGAAAAGTTTTTAATGGAGAAATACGGCGTTAGTCGTGCACCAATACGTGAAGCACTTACACAGCTTATTGGAACTCATATACTATCAAGTATCCCAAGACAGGGATATAAAATTATTCAGCCAAGTAAACAGCAATTATTGGAAATCGTAAAATTCCGTTCTGTTTTAGAAAGCTCCTTTTTGGAAAATTATTATATGTATATAGATGAAGCTTTTATCGAGGAGCTTAAAAACATTTGTATGAGCCATGCTAATTGTCCTGACGATGATTTTATGGTTCGCTGGAATTATAATTGTGAGTTTCACCTTAAACTATTTTCTATTTATGGAAATCAGTATGCGTATAAGCTTTTGGAAGATGCTATGAATATACAGACTATTTTTTTTATACAGAGAAAACATTATAGCAGAACGAGTTTGCATAGGGTTTTAATTGATTATTTGGAAAGAAACGAAATTGAAATGGCTGTAAACATTTTAAAAGCGGATATCGAGAATCTTATGATTTCAGACATTGCTGCTATTTAA
- a CDS encoding helix-turn-helix domain-containing protein produces MFFNDISVKKHLKIKETPNYIYIEPHPLLRKYIAHYTILFPNPKEMGRCSDNIGDLTLIPDCSGCIIYTYENSDFLLSLWGATTKTVIVKNDVNLKKIRFFIEFVPGGLHAITGIKQSELCDIQTQVDEVDKCLYDSLNHAAEIANNADDMVSMVNRIFLEAVEKNNKQHAVMRSSLEKIKVANGVLTVKELSSSEYVSQRHLNRLFNEYIGINPKMLLRISRINYSINMLKKAENKSYINASQIFGYFDQSHFIHDFKQICGVSPKEFFKNMSDFYNELFKY; encoded by the coding sequence TTGTTCTTTAATGATATTTCAGTAAAGAAGCATTTAAAAATAAAAGAAACACCTAATTACATATACATAGAACCTCATCCTCTACTTAGAAAATATATTGCACACTATACTATATTATTTCCCAATCCAAAAGAAATGGGAAGGTGCAGCGATAATATTGGTGATTTAACTTTAATACCTGACTGCAGTGGTTGTATTATATATACTTATGAAAATAGTGATTTTTTATTAAGCCTTTGGGGAGCAACAACGAAGACGGTTATAGTAAAAAATGATGTGAACTTAAAAAAAATAAGATTTTTCATTGAGTTTGTACCTGGAGGACTGCATGCTATTACTGGGATAAAACAATCAGAATTATGTGATATTCAAACACAAGTAGATGAAGTTGACAAGTGTTTGTATGATTCATTAAATCATGCTGCCGAGATTGCAAATAATGCAGATGATATGGTTTCAATGGTGAATAGGATTTTTTTGGAAGCGGTAGAGAAAAATAATAAGCAGCATGCAGTTATGAGATCTAGCTTAGAGAAAATTAAAGTTGCAAATGGAGTGCTAACAGTAAAAGAATTATCATCAAGTGAATATGTAAGCCAGCGTCATTTAAATAGATTGTTTAATGAGTATATTGGGATAAATCCAAAAATGCTTTTAAGAATTTCTAGGATAAATTATTCAATAAATATGTTAAAAAAAGCTGAGAATAAAAGTTACATAAATGCATCTCAAATTTTTGGCTATTTTGATCAATCACATTTTATACATGATTTTAAGCAAATATGTGGAGTTTCTCCTAAAGAATTTTTCAAAAACATGTCTGATTTTTACAATGAACTTTTTAAATATTGA
- a CDS encoding VOC family protein: MKFVCPLIAVSDIEISRKFYEKVLNQKVTMDFGANVTFENSFAIQKGFAELIDINKNKVASKSNNFELYFEEEDLNEFVERLKNFDNIEYIHDVKEYPWGQRVIRFYDPDKHIIEVGESMVSVIKRFLNEGLTPEETAKRTQFPIDYIRQLEECK, encoded by the coding sequence ATGAAATTTGTATGTCCACTTATAGCTGTTAGTGATATTGAGATTTCAAGAAAATTTTATGAAAAAGTACTTAATCAGAAGGTAACCATGGACTTTGGAGCAAATGTTACTTTTGAAAATAGTTTTGCAATACAAAAAGGTTTTGCAGAGCTTATTGATATAAATAAAAACAAAGTTGCCAGTAAGTCAAATAATTTTGAACTCTATTTTGAAGAAGAGGACTTAAATGAATTTGTGGAAAGGTTAAAGAATTTCGATAATATAGAGTATATTCATGATGTTAAAGAATATCCGTGGGGGCAGAGAGTCATCAGGTTTTATGATCCCGATAAACATATTATTGAAGTTGGAGAAAGCATGGTAAGTGTTATAAAGCGATTTTTAAATGAAGGTTTGACACCTGAAGAAACAGCTAAGCGTACCCAGTTTCCTATTGATTATATAAGGCAATTAGAAGAATGTAAATAA
- a CDS encoding sensor histidine kinase, which translates to MSLREYLKDRRNLIAFFTILMVFIGGMTLFDSSIRMLKSNAEYLITVSFLLFIIYLAIDYSLIRFNMNKIRNIPKEGLEWIHSLPCPRNYEQKFYLDVINNLYESANIQIERLVNNNNESVEFLTTWVHEIKTPIAASKLIIENNLSSENEKALYGIEMEIENLDVEVDTDYKWLEFIIKQILDNAIKYTPKDGIINIYTKVQEKEKVLYIKDNGIGIKKEDIGRVFEKSFTGYNGRVKRHSTGMGLYISQKLAGKLGHYIAIESEYERGAEVSIHFPKLNKYIS; encoded by the coding sequence ATGAGTTTAAGAGAATATTTAAAAGATAGGAGAAACTTAATTGCTTTTTTTACCATACTCATGGTATTTATAGGCGGAATGACTTTATTTGATAGTTCTATAAGAATGTTAAAATCTAATGCAGAGTATTTAATTACAGTTTCTTTTTTACTTTTCATAATATATCTTGCAATTGATTATAGTTTAATTAGATTTAATATGAATAAAATTAGAAATATACCTAAGGAAGGATTAGAGTGGATTCATAGTTTACCCTGCCCAAGGAATTATGAACAAAAGTTTTATCTTGATGTAATTAATAATCTGTATGAAAGTGCTAATATACAAATAGAAAGACTTGTTAATAATAACAATGAAAGTGTTGAATTTTTAACTACCTGGGTTCATGAAATAAAAACGCCTATTGCTGCATCTAAACTAATTATTGAAAATAACTTAAGCAGTGAGAATGAAAAGGCATTGTATGGAATAGAGATGGAGATAGAAAATCTAGATGTAGAGGTTGATACTGATTATAAATGGCTTGAATTTATAATAAAACAAATTTTAGATAATGCCATAAAATATACTCCTAAAGATGGAATTATAAATATATATACAAAAGTACAAGAAAAGGAAAAAGTTTTATATATAAAAGATAATGGAATAGGTATAAAGAAAGAAGACATTGGAAGAGTATTTGAAAAAAGTTTTACAGGTTATAATGGAAGGGTAAAGCGGCATTCAACTGGGATGGGACTTTACATAAGTCAAAAACTTGCAGGAAAGTTAGGGCATTATATAGCTATAGAATCTGAATATGAAAGAGGCGCTGAAGTTTCAATCCATTTTCCCAAATTAAATAAATATATTTCGTAA
- a CDS encoding glycosyl hydrolase family 18 protein yields MTVKKSFLIFITAIIFLISNIQFAAAKNNGSPPPAPTGLTISNISTSSLTLSWSSVYGASGYYVYMASPNDANYTKIATVTSTKLIKSGLTSNTNYWFYVTAYNRYGTSASSIHVTANTLQIPIIPTTTKKQVLGFTTYYYSGDPSSYNSIAANTSTIDEIATQTYTTDSLGNISGLVPTNQISYANSNGIKTYAMLQNNFDGNISKSVLENQTNRQNLESNLLNAIKVNGYKGVNVDLEGVFYYDRNYYTTFVQELYNLLTPQGFSVTLSVPAKTSDSTTNTWSGAYDYAALAKYSDQIAIMTYDEHYPGGTAGPIASISWVENVVKYAITVIPREKIMLGVAAYGYDWSSNGTKAYGINGMYNIAATNNAAVLWDDISKSPYFNYTDTSGIAHSDWFENGQSLGYKLDLVNSYNLNGIAIWRLGLENADYWTSIKTKFNR; encoded by the coding sequence ATGACAGTTAAAAAAAGCTTTTTGATATTTATTACAGCAATTATTTTCTTAATTTCCAACATACAATTTGCTGCAGCAAAAAACAATGGTTCTCCACCACCAGCTCCAACAGGATTAACTATTTCTAATATTAGTACAAGCTCTCTTACATTGAGTTGGTCTTCAGTATATGGTGCATCCGGATATTATGTTTATATGGCTTCACCAAATGATGCTAACTATACCAAAATTGCCACTGTTACTAGTACAAAATTAATAAAGTCCGGACTAACTTCTAATACTAATTATTGGTTTTATGTCACAGCTTATAATCGCTATGGTACTTCAGCAAGTTCAATTCATGTAACTGCTAATACACTGCAAATTCCTATAATACCAACTACAACTAAAAAGCAAGTTTTAGGTTTTACAACCTATTATTATTCGGGAGATCCATCCTCTTACAATTCAATAGCAGCTAATACTTCAACTATTGATGAAATAGCTACACAAACCTATACTACAGATAGTCTTGGCAATATTTCAGGATTAGTTCCAACTAACCAAATTAGCTATGCAAACAGCAATGGAATTAAAACCTATGCAATGCTTCAAAATAATTTTGATGGCAATATTTCAAAATCAGTACTAGAAAATCAAACAAACAGACAAAATTTAGAAAGCAATCTTTTAAATGCAATAAAAGTAAATGGCTACAAAGGCGTAAATGTAGATCTTGAAGGAGTTTTCTATTATGATAGAAACTACTACACAACTTTTGTACAAGAACTTTACAACTTGTTAACTCCACAAGGTTTTTCAGTAACCCTTTCAGTACCAGCTAAAACAAGTGATAGTACAACAAATACTTGGAGCGGAGCATACGATTATGCTGCACTGGCAAAGTATTCTGATCAAATAGCTATAATGACCTATGATGAACACTATCCTGGTGGAACAGCAGGTCCAATTGCCTCTATATCTTGGGTTGAAAATGTAGTTAAATATGCAATTACCGTAATTCCAAGAGAAAAAATTATGTTAGGTGTTGCAGCTTATGGATACGATTGGTCATCAAATGGTACAAAAGCTTACGGAATAAATGGCATGTACAATATTGCAGCTACAAACAATGCGGCTGTACTGTGGGATGATATATCAAAATCACCATATTTTAATTACACAGATACTTCTGGTATAGCTCACTCAGATTGGTTTGAAAATGGCCAGAGTTTAGGATATAAATTAGATTTAGTTAATTCCTATAATTTAAATGGCATTGCTATTTGGAGATTGGGGCTTGAAAACGCAGACTATTGGACAAGCATAAAAACAAAATTTAACAGATAA
- a CDS encoding DUF2225 domain-containing protein yields MPKNIFSGLEDLGFDDIDEIDLYHSKKEEIEKEELLQLTDEEKQKKLLYDCEITCPVCDNDFKARAVKTSAARILKRDSDSFIIFDVINPYFYDVWVCDKCGYAAMKRDFNKIRDSEIDLVKEKIRPKWQPRSYPEVYDVNVAIERFKLSLLNYYVIDAKASKKAMNCLKLAWMYRILKDSENEAVFLRQALEGFNYAYFNEAFPLYNMDKFTSMYIIGELNRRLGNNDESLKWFSQIITTHGVPSKLKDRSREQRDLIKEAEQLEKGVDELNNDEIISKENQKPKKGFFSRFFS; encoded by the coding sequence GTGCCAAAAAATATATTTTCTGGTTTAGAAGATTTAGGGTTTGATGATATAGATGAAATAGATTTGTACCATAGCAAAAAAGAAGAAATAGAAAAAGAGGAATTACTTCAATTAACGGATGAAGAAAAACAAAAAAAATTATTATATGATTGTGAAATTACATGTCCGGTTTGTGATAATGATTTTAAAGCTAGAGCAGTTAAAACTTCAGCTGCAAGAATTTTAAAAAGAGATTCTGATTCATTTATTATATTTGATGTTATAAATCCTTATTTTTATGATGTATGGGTTTGCGATAAATGTGGATATGCCGCAATGAAAAGGGACTTTAATAAAATTAGAGATTCTGAAATTGATCTAGTAAAAGAAAAAATCAGACCAAAGTGGCAGCCTAGATCTTACCCGGAGGTATATGATGTGAATGTAGCTATAGAAAGGTTTAAACTTTCTTTATTAAATTATTATGTGATAGATGCAAAAGCTAGTAAGAAGGCAATGAATTGCTTAAAACTAGCCTGGATGTATCGAATATTGAAGGACTCTGAAAATGAAGCTGTATTTTTAAGACAGGCTTTAGAAGGGTTTAACTATGCTTATTTTAATGAAGCGTTTCCCTTATATAACATGGATAAGTTCACTTCTATGTACATTATAGGTGAATTGAATAGAAGATTGGGAAATAATGATGAAAGTTTAAAATGGTTTAGCCAGATAATAACAACACATGGAGTTCCTTCAAAGCTTAAGGATCGAAGTAGGGAGCAAAGAGATTTAATAAAAGAAGCTGAACAATTGGAAAAAGGTGTTGATGAATTAAATAACGATGAGATTATTTCAAAAGAAAATCAAAAACCTAAAAAAGGATTTTTTTCAAGATTTTTCAGTTAA
- a CDS encoding SDR family oxidoreductase has translation MQKNVLVTGGTGFLGVQIILQLLEKGYSVITTLRSISSKNKVIDTLKANGIKTFDNLTFVEADLLKDDNWDKAMEGCDYVLSVASPIFSDISQKDETEMMRPAVEGIIRVLKAARNANVKRVVMTSNFGAVGFSNKNLNTTTTEEDWTDQNEKGLSAYEKSKLLAERAAWDFIKKDAGNLEFATINPVAILGPSLSAHISGSFGLLEHLLDGSMKAIPNIPLNIVDVRDVADLHIRAMTNSNANGQRFIASADGQISLPEIAALLKNKYPKITEKVPVETLPDSVIYSNASSNKQAEATALLMRMNRNVSNTKAKKILGWKPIANNEEAIITSINSMIKFEIIK, from the coding sequence ATGCAAAAAAATGTTTTAGTAACAGGAGGCACAGGATTTCTTGGTGTGCAAATAATTCTTCAATTATTAGAAAAAGGTTACAGTGTAATAACCACACTTCGCTCCATTAGCAGTAAAAACAAAGTAATTGATACACTAAAAGCTAACGGTATTAAAACCTTTGACAACCTTACATTTGTTGAAGCAGATTTGTTAAAAGATGATAACTGGGATAAAGCCATGGAAGGTTGTGACTACGTATTAAGCGTCGCATCACCTATCTTTTCTGATATATCCCAAAAAGATGAAACTGAAATGATGCGCCCTGCCGTGGAGGGCATAATTCGTGTGCTAAAAGCCGCTCGAAATGCAAATGTAAAACGTGTTGTAATGACTTCTAATTTTGGTGCGGTTGGATTTAGCAATAAAAATCTGAATACTACTACAACAGAAGAAGATTGGACTGACCAAAATGAAAAAGGTTTATCGGCTTATGAAAAATCAAAATTATTAGCAGAACGTGCCGCTTGGGATTTTATTAAGAAAGACGCTGGCAATTTAGAGTTTGCTACCATCAACCCTGTTGCTATTTTGGGACCTTCTTTGAGTGCTCACATTTCAGGTAGTTTTGGGCTTCTAGAACATTTATTAGACGGGTCCATGAAAGCTATTCCAAATATTCCTTTAAATATTGTTGATGTTCGGGACGTGGCTGATTTACACATTCGTGCCATGACAAATTCTAACGCAAATGGACAACGTTTTATAGCATCGGCAGACGGTCAAATATCTTTGCCTGAAATTGCAGCATTGTTGAAAAATAAATATCCCAAAATTACAGAAAAGGTTCCCGTCGAGACATTACCTGATTCAGTTATATATTCAAACGCTTCTTCTAACAAACAAGCGGAAGCAACAGCGTTACTAATGAGGATGAACCGCAATGTGAGTAATACAAAGGCTAAGAAAATTTTAGGTTGGAAGCCGATTGCAAATAACGAAGAAGCTATTATTACCTCGATAAATAGCATGATTAAATTCGAAATTATAAAATGA
- a CDS encoding GTP pyrophosphokinase, which yields MESKEIIELPLDVSVDIDEGIEKFQSFMMSYSSAIKEVRTKLEILDKEFKVKRKRNPIEYIKSRVKEPRSIIGKLKRKGLELTLESAKKNLNDIAGIRVICSFVSDIYEIADMLKRQDDITLIKEKDYIKNPKPNGYRSFHMVLEIPIFFSNHVEPVRIEVQIRTIAMDFWASLEHKLYYKTAGKAPVHIKSDLKECADVISKTDIKMQNIQQELERLN from the coding sequence ATGGAATCCAAAGAAATTATTGAACTACCTTTGGACGTATCAGTGGATATTGATGAGGGAATAGAAAAATTTCAATCTTTTATGATGAGTTATAGTTCTGCTATAAAAGAAGTTAGAACTAAACTTGAAATATTAGATAAAGAATTTAAAGTAAAGAGGAAAAGAAATCCCATAGAATATATTAAATCTAGAGTTAAGGAACCTAGAAGTATAATAGGAAAACTTAAGCGAAAGGGTTTAGAACTAACGCTTGAATCGGCAAAGAAAAATTTGAATGATATAGCAGGTATAAGGGTTATTTGTTCATTTGTAAGCGATATATATGAAATCGCAGATATGCTCAAAAGACAGGATGATATAACTTTGATTAAAGAAAAAGATTATATTAAAAATCCAAAACCAAATGGATATAGGAGTTTTCATATGGTTCTGGAAATTCCTATATTTTTTTCAAACCATGTAGAACCAGTGAGAATAGAAGTACAAATAAGGACTATTGCTATGGATTTTTGGGCAAGCTTGGAACATAAATTATATTATAAAACAGCAGGGAAGGCTCCAGTACATATAAAGAGCGATTTAAAGGAATGCGCAGATGTTATATCAAAAACAGATATTAAGATGCAGAATATACAACAGGAATTGGAGAGATTAAATTAA
- a CDS encoding prolyl-tRNA synthetase associated domain-containing protein, translated as MTKIHIDPTIYTTKPSGSRLSKEMAVYDLLEKLDIPYSRIDHDVTASIEDCYDVERLLGITICKNLFLCNSQKTQFYLLMMPGDKKFKTKELSNQIQSSRLSFAPAEYMEKYLDITPGSVSVMGLMNDAEHNVKLLIDEDVIREEYVGCHPCINTSSLKIETKYIIDKFLPYTGHVPTYVKLIGE; from the coding sequence ATGACAAAGATACATATTGATCCAACTATTTATACTACAAAACCATCAGGTTCTCGATTATCCAAGGAGATGGCAGTTTATGATTTACTGGAGAAGCTAGATATTCCTTATAGTCGTATAGATCATGATGTAACAGCAAGCATTGAGGACTGTTATGATGTAGAAAGGCTTTTGGGCATTACTATTTGCAAAAATTTATTTTTATGTAATAGCCAAAAAACTCAATTTTATTTGCTTATGATGCCTGGTGATAAAAAGTTCAAGACAAAAGAATTGTCTAATCAGATTCAATCTTCCCGTTTGTCATTTGCACCAGCGGAGTATATGGAAAAGTATCTTGATATCACGCCAGGATCTGTGAGTGTTATGGGACTTATGAATGATGCAGAACATAACGTAAAACTTTTGATAGATGAGGATGTAATAAGAGAAGAATATGTGGGATGTCATCCTTGTATTAATACTTCAAGTCTTAAGATTGAGACCAAATATATTATAGATAAGTTTCTTCCATATACAGGACATGTTCCAACATATGTGAAATTAATAGGAGAATAG
- a CDS encoding TPM domain-containing protein: MNSKFKMVKSSLGVLLSVLIFILTLPYFVKGASNIPVPTKLKYINDYVGIVDEGSKNYIVSLGSELENKTGSQAAVVIISSLEGKDIESYSNELFRSWGIGQKGKDNGLLILLSINDKKWRVEVGRELEGVITDIYSSRVMNSEAIPLFKEKRYGEGLKNAYSVFARDIAKEYNVSLQGSNETAQKKKSVSVNPVVIYYILGAFLLDILLNKARITKFLFYLLFWNSFWGGTRGGGGGFGGSNQGGFGGGSSSGGGSSGSW; encoded by the coding sequence ATGAATAGTAAATTTAAGATGGTCAAATCATCTTTAGGTGTATTACTTTCTGTGTTAATTTTTATTTTGACTTTGCCTTATTTTGTGAAAGGTGCTTCAAATATACCTGTACCAACTAAATTAAAGTATATAAATGATTATGTAGGAATTGTTGATGAAGGTTCTAAAAACTATATCGTATCACTTGGAAGTGAATTAGAAAATAAAACTGGTTCACAAGCAGCAGTGGTTATAATTAGTTCACTTGAAGGAAAAGATATAGAATCTTATTCCAATGAACTTTTCAGAAGCTGGGGAATTGGACAAAAAGGTAAGGATAATGGGCTTTTAATATTATTATCAATAAATGATAAAAAGTGGAGAGTGGAAGTAGGGAGAGAGTTGGAAGGCGTAATTACGGATATATATTCTTCTAGAGTTATGAATAGTGAAGCAATTCCACTCTTTAAAGAAAAAAGATATGGTGAAGGTTTAAAAAATGCTTATTCAGTTTTTGCAAGAGATATAGCTAAAGAATATAATGTTAGTTTGCAAGGAAGTAATGAAACTGCACAGAAGAAAAAATCAGTTTCTGTAAATCCTGTAGTAATATACTATATTCTGGGCGCTTTCCTATTGGATATTTTACTTAATAAAGCAAGGATAACTAAGTTTTTATTTTATTTGTTGTTTTGGAATTCTTTTTGGGGAGGCACAAGAGGAGGCGGCGGAGGCTTTGGTGGAAGTAACCAGGGCGGATTTGGAGGAGGCAGCTCTAGTGGAGGTGGTTCTTCAGGAAGTTGGTAA